The following are from one region of the Actinomycetota bacterium genome:
- a CDS encoding ABC transporter ATP-binding protein codes for MNPRRPAPALVMEDVVAGYGEAEVLHGVSLEVAPGEVVGLLGPNGSGKTTLLRVASRALRPRSGRVTVAGHDPYALSARRAAQLVAVVPQQVLPAFSFSALEVVLMGRSPHRSAWRAGAPEDWALVRRAMESTRVQHLAERPVDELSGGERQLVILAQALAQDAPVLLLDEPTTHLDIGHVVDLLGTVRRLAGEGRAVLAVFHDLNLAAATCARLIALSEGRVAAEGSPERVVTARTLRRVYGVDADVHPNPATGRPVVSLGPSPARSMRPRRLRAHVIGGAGRGAPVMRALVERGYEVSAGVLHGSDTDTIVAERLNLLRVSVPPFSEIDPASAEDCRRMMAGVDLLVLCDAPFGPGNVENLRLARDAARAGTRVVVLEQIPVPERDFTGGVATALWNEIRAEAEVAGSYDAVLSVVS; via the coding sequence GTGAACCCTCGGCGGCCCGCGCCGGCGCTGGTGATGGAGGACGTCGTCGCCGGCTACGGCGAAGCTGAGGTGCTGCACGGCGTGAGCCTGGAGGTGGCGCCCGGCGAGGTGGTCGGGCTGCTCGGGCCGAACGGTTCCGGCAAGACCACGCTGCTGCGGGTGGCGTCCCGCGCCCTGCGGCCCCGGAGCGGCCGGGTCACCGTGGCCGGCCACGACCCCTACGCGCTCTCCGCTCGCCGGGCCGCCCAGCTCGTGGCGGTGGTGCCCCAGCAGGTCCTCCCGGCCTTCTCGTTCAGCGCGCTGGAGGTCGTCCTGATGGGCCGCTCCCCCCACCGGTCGGCGTGGCGGGCCGGCGCTCCGGAGGACTGGGCACTCGTTCGCCGGGCCATGGAATCCACCCGGGTCCAGCACCTGGCCGAGCGGCCCGTCGACGAGCTCTCCGGCGGCGAGCGGCAGCTGGTGATCCTGGCCCAGGCCCTGGCCCAGGACGCCCCCGTGCTCCTGCTGGACGAGCCCACCACCCACCTCGACATCGGCCACGTCGTGGACCTCCTGGGCACGGTCCGGCGGCTGGCGGGGGAAGGGCGGGCCGTTCTGGCCGTGTTCCACGACCTGAACCTGGCCGCGGCCACCTGCGCCCGCCTAATCGCCCTGTCCGAGGGGCGGGTGGCGGCGGAGGGATCGCCCGAGCGCGTCGTCACCGCCCGCACGCTCCGCCGGGTGTACGGCGTCGACGCCGACGTGCATCCGAACCCCGCCACCGGACGGCCCGTGGTCAGCCTGGGCCCGTCGCCCGCACGGTCGATGCGTCCCCGGCGGCTCCGGGCCCACGTCATCGGCGGCGCGGGCCGGGGGGCGCCGGTCATGCGGGCCCTGGTGGAGCGGGGCTACGAGGTCAGCGCGGGCGTGCTCCACGGCAGCGACACCGACACCATCGTGGCCGAGCGGCTGAACCTGCTGCGCGTCTCGGTTCCGCCGTTCTCGGAGATCGACCCGGCCAGCGCGGAGGATTGCCGCCGGATGATGGCGGGCGTGGACCTGCTGGTGCTGTGCGACGCGCCGTTCGGCCCGGGCAACGTGGAGAACCTCCGCCTGGCCCGGGACGCGGCTCGCGCCGGCACCCGCGTGGTCGTGCTGGAGCAGATCCCCGTGCCCGAACGCGACTTCACGGGCGGCGTCGCCACGGCTCTGTGGAACGAGATCCGGGCGGAGGCCGAGGTGGCCGGGAGCTACGACGCGGTGCTGTCGGTGGTGTCCTGA
- a CDS encoding iron ABC transporter permease: MGGRRFRVTLAVLAAALLVAVLLGVGLGAVWISPLTTLRLFAWKVHLAGRPDVSRATEVIVFQLRLPRVLLAVVVGAGLAVAGTVFQGLFRNPMADPAVIGVSSGAALGATVVIVAGGTGALGGLGVPLAAFAGAVATAFLVYRLARIGPAVHAATLLLAGIAVAAVVSAGISLVMSFTSQQIQNIYFWLLGGLGGRSWGQLEAAGGLVAAGVVAAFALAPSLNLFTLGEERAAQLGVELDRFKRQSMVVGSLLAAAAVSVSGVIGFVGLMTPHLLRTVVGSDHRRLLPAAVLGGPTLLILADLAARTAVAPEELPVGAVTAVLGGPFFLYLLRRERRTAPGMVPA; encoded by the coding sequence GTGGGCGGCCGGCGCTTCCGGGTCACTCTGGCCGTGCTGGCCGCCGCGCTCCTGGTGGCCGTGCTGCTGGGCGTGGGCCTGGGCGCGGTGTGGATCTCGCCCCTCACCACGCTCCGGCTGTTCGCCTGGAAGGTCCACCTGGCCGGCCGGCCCGACGTCTCGCGGGCCACCGAGGTGATCGTGTTCCAGCTGCGCCTGCCCCGGGTCCTGCTGGCCGTGGTGGTGGGCGCGGGCCTGGCCGTGGCCGGGACCGTGTTCCAGGGGCTGTTCCGAAACCCCATGGCCGACCCCGCCGTCATCGGGGTGTCCTCGGGCGCCGCGCTGGGGGCCACCGTGGTCATCGTGGCCGGCGGGACGGGAGCGCTGGGCGGCCTGGGGGTCCCGCTGGCGGCGTTCGCGGGGGCGGTGGCGACCGCCTTCCTGGTGTACCGGCTGGCCCGGATCGGGCCGGCCGTGCACGCCGCCACCCTGCTGCTGGCCGGGATCGCGGTGGCTGCCGTCGTCTCGGCCGGGATCTCGCTGGTGATGTCGTTCACCAGCCAGCAGATCCAGAACATCTACTTCTGGCTGCTGGGAGGCCTGGGAGGGCGGAGCTGGGGCCAGCTGGAAGCGGCGGGCGGTCTGGTGGCGGCCGGCGTCGTGGCTGCGTTCGCGCTGGCGCCGTCCCTGAACCTGTTCACGCTGGGCGAGGAGCGGGCCGCCCAGCTCGGCGTGGAGCTGGACCGGTTCAAGCGGCAGTCCATGGTCGTCGGTTCCCTGCTCGCGGCGGCCGCGGTCTCGGTGTCCGGCGTGATCGGGTTCGTCGGGCTGATGACCCCGCACCTATTGCGAACGGTGGTGGGCTCCGACCACCGCCGGCTGCTCCCCGCCGCCGTCCTGGGGGGCCCCACCCTGCTGATCCTGGCGGACCTGGCGGCCCGGACGGCGGTCGCGCCGGAGGAGCTGCCCGTGGGCGCTGTGACCGCCGTCCTGGGCGGGCCGTTCTTCCTGTACCTGCTGCGGCGAGAGCGCCGCACGGCCCCGGGAATGGTGCCCGCGTGA
- a CDS encoding sulfurtransferase, which produces MAEYANPDALVETDWLEENRSDPSIRVVEVDEDTTAYEKGHIPGAVAWNWTTDLHAPTGRDFVNQEQFSRLLNRSGVGDDTTVVLYGGNNNWFAAYAYWLARYLGYGSVKLLNGGRKKWELESRELTQDVPSYDATDCSVEGPVVGDFRAFREEVLDKVNEGEASFVDVRSPEEYRGEKLAPDHLPQEQAQVPGHIPGAANIPWSKAANDDGTFKSADELAELYQGAGVTPDKEVIAYCRIGERSSHTWFVLRELLGYENVKNYDGSWTEYGSLVGVPVEKG; this is translated from the coding sequence ATGGCCGAATACGCGAATCCGGACGCCCTCGTCGAGACGGACTGGCTGGAAGAGAACCGGAGCGACCCGTCCATCCGGGTCGTCGAGGTCGACGAGGACACCACCGCCTACGAGAAGGGCCATATCCCTGGGGCGGTGGCCTGGAACTGGACCACCGACCTGCACGCGCCGACCGGCCGTGACTTCGTCAACCAGGAGCAGTTCTCCCGGCTGCTGAATCGGTCCGGGGTCGGCGACGACACCACGGTGGTGCTGTACGGGGGCAACAACAACTGGTTCGCCGCCTACGCCTACTGGCTGGCGCGCTACCTGGGCTACGGCAGCGTCAAGCTCCTGAACGGCGGCAGGAAGAAGTGGGAGCTCGAGTCGCGCGAGCTGACCCAGGACGTACCGTCCTACGACGCCACCGACTGCTCGGTGGAGGGGCCGGTGGTGGGCGACTTCCGGGCGTTCCGAGAGGAAGTCCTGGACAAGGTCAACGAGGGCGAGGCGTCCTTCGTGGATGTGCGCTCCCCGGAGGAGTACCGGGGCGAGAAGCTCGCCCCCGACCACCTCCCGCAGGAGCAAGCGCAGGTCCCCGGCCACATCCCGGGCGCGGCCAACATCCCGTGGAGCAAGGCCGCCAACGACGACGGCACCTTCAAGTCGGCGGACGAGCTCGCGGAGCTGTACCAGGGGGCCGGGGTGACCCCCGACAAGGAGGTCATCGCCTACTGCCGGATCGGGGAGCGCTCGTCGCACACCTGGTTCGTCCTGCGCGAGCTCCTGGGCTACGAGAACGTGAAGAACTACGACGGCAGCTGGACGGAATACGGCTCGCTGGTCGGTGTGCCGGTGGAGAAGGGCTAG
- a CDS encoding helical backbone metal receptor, producing MNRCVTRLAVPLILAAVMAAGCASRSTTTPAASPRSPAASATSATASTSSPSSVAPASAFPVTLTDDDGVSVTLKAPPQRIVTFAPANTEILFALGLGDRVVGVSGRYDNYPPAARQIEEVGGSTGVAPNIEKVVSLQPDLLLATSGGEDWKQRLRQVGVTVFSIDATSFDDVLHDIQTVGKLTGAEQPAAALAANMAAEAAEIKARVAAAPAVSCFYEVYYQPPVYTVGPGSFVFSLLKLAGCDPVTANLNTQYPQMSVEAIVRADPDVYLVDSLSAPSVAAVAKRPGYDALSAVRDQRVVFIDSDLVTRPGPRVVDGLRELADALHPSSG from the coding sequence ATGAACAGGTGTGTCACCCGGCTCGCCGTTCCCCTGATCCTGGCCGCCGTGATGGCGGCGGGGTGCGCGAGCCGCTCCACCACGACGCCCGCCGCCTCGCCCCGATCGCCCGCGGCGTCGGCCACGTCGGCCACGGCGTCCACGTCGTCCCCGTCGTCGGTCGCACCCGCTTCGGCGTTCCCCGTCACCCTCACCGACGACGACGGCGTCTCGGTGACGCTGAAGGCCCCCCCGCAGCGGATCGTCACGTTCGCCCCGGCGAACACCGAGATCCTGTTCGCGCTCGGCCTGGGCGACCGGGTCGTCGGTGTGTCGGGCCGGTATGACAACTACCCGCCGGCGGCGCGGCAGATCGAGGAGGTCGGCGGCTCGACCGGGGTCGCGCCGAACATCGAGAAGGTGGTGTCCCTCCAGCCCGACCTGCTGCTCGCGACGTCGGGGGGCGAGGACTGGAAGCAGCGCCTCCGCCAGGTGGGGGTCACCGTGTTCAGCATCGACGCCACGAGCTTCGACGACGTGCTGCACGACATCCAGACCGTCGGGAAGCTGACGGGCGCGGAGCAGCCGGCCGCCGCGCTGGCCGCGAACATGGCCGCGGAGGCGGCGGAGATCAAGGCCCGCGTGGCCGCCGCCCCCGCGGTGAGCTGCTTCTACGAGGTCTACTACCAGCCGCCCGTGTACACGGTGGGCCCCGGCTCGTTCGTGTTCAGCCTGCTGAAGCTGGCCGGGTGCGACCCGGTGACGGCGAACCTGAACACGCAGTACCCCCAGATGTCCGTGGAGGCCATCGTGAGGGCCGACCCGGACGTGTACCTGGTGGACTCGCTGTCCGCGCCCTCGGTGGCGGCGGTGGCGAAGCGGCCGGGGTACGACGCGCTGTCCGCGGTGCGGGACCAGCGGGTGGTGTTCATCGACTCCGACCTGGTGACCCGCCCCGGCCCTCGGGTCGTGGACGGGCTGCGGGAGCTGGCCGACGCCCTCCACCCGAGCTCGGGCTGA
- a CDS encoding metal-sulfur cluster assembly factor: MSEIDSENGNGEVSPNGDAVVALKERVLEALSNVHDPELGINIVDLGLVYDVRIEEGLVHVTYTLTTMGCPIGPLIEGQMEQLLAEVDGVKGFEAEMVLRPPWTPEMMSEEAKAALGYF, from the coding sequence ATGAGCGAGATCGACTCAGAAAACGGCAACGGCGAGGTTTCCCCGAACGGGGATGCCGTGGTGGCTCTGAAGGAGCGTGTGCTCGAGGCCCTGTCCAACGTCCACGACCCCGAGCTCGGCATCAACATCGTCGACCTGGGGCTGGTGTACGACGTCCGCATCGAGGAGGGCCTCGTGCACGTCACGTACACCCTGACCACCATGGGCTGCCCGATCGGGCCGCTCATCGAGGGCCAGATGGAGCAGCTCCTGGCCGAGGTGGACGGCGTGAAGGGGTTCGAGGCCGAGATGGTCCTGCGGCCGCCCTGGACCCCAGAGATGATGTCCGAGGAGGCGAAGGCCGCGCTCGGGTACTTCTAG
- a CDS encoding ATP-binding protein: MAVKLLLSGSPPDVAMLEHALARSAWDVTTEASTDGYHTVELAVRTRPDVIVTDPVIPRLFGTALIERLRTAAPQSRVICWAGSPDPEDAAELIRAGAHAYVLKDNGPGEVIQALGPVLDGGAVVSPRVAAQLLGRLADGIHRESELGRALAEATIKVQEVTHAKAEFLANVSHELRTPVTIVKGITHLLRERKLSEDDAAEFLKRMDKAVDRLTALVEEILAIADLDRDNVTFHLARSDLTALLMEVTERLGQKYSQVRLIEDMGDRVVAVVDPARISEAIAQLVDNACRYSQPGSSVTVRLRQVDEGILFSVMDRGLGLRRDVASLAFSEPFVTGEEILRKERAGVGLGLHLARRLILLHGGILWADPLPGGGTRVSFCIPTAPPGAEQEFGGLRRAGDVTAQDTTDSTAS, encoded by the coding sequence ATGGCCGTCAAGCTCCTGCTCTCCGGCTCCCCGCCCGACGTGGCCATGCTCGAGCACGCGCTGGCCCGTTCGGCGTGGGACGTGACCACCGAGGCGAGCACGGACGGGTACCACACCGTCGAGCTGGCCGTGCGGACCCGGCCGGACGTGATCGTCACCGATCCCGTGATCCCCCGCCTGTTCGGCACGGCGCTGATCGAACGGCTCCGGACGGCGGCGCCGCAGAGCCGCGTGATCTGCTGGGCCGGCTCTCCCGACCCGGAGGACGCCGCCGAGCTCATCCGGGCCGGCGCGCACGCCTACGTGCTGAAGGACAACGGCCCCGGCGAGGTGATCCAGGCCCTGGGACCGGTGCTGGACGGCGGCGCCGTGGTCTCGCCGCGGGTCGCGGCGCAGCTCCTGGGGCGGCTGGCCGACGGCATCCACCGGGAAAGCGAGCTCGGGCGGGCCCTGGCCGAGGCCACGATCAAGGTCCAGGAGGTCACCCACGCCAAGGCGGAGTTCCTGGCGAACGTGTCCCACGAGCTCCGGACCCCCGTCACCATCGTGAAGGGCATCACCCACCTGCTGCGGGAGCGCAAGCTTTCCGAGGATGACGCCGCCGAGTTCCTGAAGCGGATGGACAAGGCCGTGGACCGGCTGACGGCCCTGGTCGAGGAGATCCTCGCCATCGCCGACCTGGACCGCGACAACGTCACGTTCCATCTGGCCCGCAGCGACCTGACGGCGCTCCTCATGGAGGTGACCGAGCGTCTGGGCCAGAAGTACTCCCAGGTCCGGCTGATCGAGGACATGGGCGACCGGGTCGTGGCCGTGGTGGATCCCGCGCGGATCTCCGAGGCCATCGCCCAGCTGGTGGACAACGCCTGCCGGTACTCCCAGCCGGGGTCGAGCGTGACGGTCCGTCTGCGTCAGGTGGACGAGGGCATCCTGTTCTCGGTGATGGACCGGGGCCTGGGGCTCCGGCGGGACGTCGCGTCCCTCGCGTTCTCCGAGCCGTTCGTCACCGGGGAGGAGATCCTGCGAAAGGAGCGGGCCGGCGTGGGGCTCGGGCTGCACCTGGCCCGGCGGCTGATCCTGCTGCACGGCGGCATCCTGTGGGCCGATCCGCTGCCCGGGGGCGGGACCCGGGTGTCGTTCTGCATCCCGACGGCGCCGCCCGGGGCGGAGCAGGAGTTCGGCGGGCTCCGGCGGGCCGGCGACGTGACCGCTCAGGACACCACCGACAGCACCGCGTCGTAG
- a CDS encoding response regulator transcription factor, with product MRILVVDDHPVTLDGLKFTLANSDEVEIVGQATTGEEAVDAVAQLHPDVVFMDVRMPGMGGIEATRIIREENPGTRVILFTVEESRQAIAEAIQAGVSGYLLKDVSAEELVNAARLAMEDKAVIHPSLTRAFIEEVRFVDRRPDTPLSKREVQILQMVAYGSTTKEVAHDLGISPHTVKTHLERIFEKLGANDRAQAVAIAIRRGLVE from the coding sequence ATGCGAATCCTGGTGGTCGACGACCACCCGGTCACCCTGGACGGCCTGAAGTTTACGCTTGCCAACTCCGACGAGGTCGAGATCGTGGGGCAGGCCACCACCGGCGAGGAGGCCGTCGACGCGGTGGCCCAGCTGCACCCGGACGTGGTGTTCATGGACGTCCGGATGCCCGGGATGGGCGGCATCGAGGCCACCCGGATCATCCGCGAGGAGAACCCTGGGACCCGGGTCATCCTTTTCACCGTGGAGGAGTCCCGCCAGGCCATCGCCGAGGCCATCCAGGCGGGGGTGTCCGGCTACCTGCTGAAGGACGTCTCGGCGGAGGAGCTGGTGAACGCGGCGCGGCTGGCCATGGAGGACAAGGCGGTCATCCATCCCAGCCTGACCCGGGCCTTCATCGAGGAGGTCCGGTTCGTGGACCGTCGCCCCGACACTCCCCTGTCCAAGCGCGAGGTGCAGATCCTCCAGATGGTGGCCTACGGCTCCACCACCAAGGAAGTGGCCCACGACCTGGGCATCTCGCCGCACACGGTGAAGACGCACCTGGAGCGGATCTTCGAGAAGCTCGGAGCGAACGACCGGGCCCAGGCCGTGGCCATCGCCATCCGCCGGGGCCTGGTGGAGTAG